Proteins encoded by one window of Salvia splendens isolate huo1 chromosome 5, SspV2, whole genome shotgun sequence:
- the LOC121804898 gene encoding heterogeneous nuclear ribonucleoprotein 87F-like, with translation MDRYQKVEKPKVETPIDENEIRITSQGRMRSYITYAMTLLQEKGSDEVVFKAMGRAINKTVTIVELIKRRIVGLHQITSIQSTDITDTWEPLEEGLQILETTRKVSMVTITLSKKDLDLNNVGYQPPIPADQVKVSTELEYEGGEGSPMGRGRGRGGRGRGRPRGGPAGNGYAPAEFDDGGYDRSRGYPRGRGRGRGRNFRGRGRGGYYQSDAQNDAGGRGGRGGYYQSDAQYESGGRGGRGGYYQSDAQYESGGRGGRGGYYQSDAQNDAGGYNQDAPRYNQDAPRGRGRGRGFRGRGRGFRPNGPAIAATS, from the exons ATGGATCGGTACCAGAAGGTGGAGAAGCCAAAGGTGGAGACGCCGATCGACGAGAATGAAATTCGGATTACAAGCCAGGGCAGGATGCGGAGCTACATCACTTACGCCATGACTCTGCTTCAG GAAAAGGGCTCAGATGAAGTAGTATTCAAGGCAATGGGCAGAGCCATCAATAAAACTGTCACAATTGTGGAGTTAATCAAG AGGAGAATTGTTGGTCTTCACCAAATTACATCAATTCAGTCCACTGATATCACTGACACATGGGAACCTCTGGAGGAAGGCCTCCAAAT TCTGGAAACGACAAGGAAAGTGTCAATGGTCACTATTACTCTCTCCAAAAAGGACTTGGACCTGAATAATGTTGG GTATCAACCCCCCATACCAGCTGACCAGGTGAAGGTGTCAACGGAGCTCGAATATGAAGGAGGAG AGGGGTCACCTATGGGCCGTGGAAGAGGCAGAGGTGGTAGAGGGAGGGGACGGCCTAGAGGCGGTCCTGCTG GGAATGGATATGCGCCTGCTGAGTTTGACGATGGGGGCTATGACCGGAGTCGTGGTTACCCCAGGGGCAGGGGGCGAGGGAGAGGCCGCAATTTCCGTGGACGTGGCAGGGGAGGATATTATCAGTCAGATGCTCAGAATGATGCTGGTGGCCGTGGTGGCAGGGGAGGATATTATCAGTCAGATGCTCAGTATGAGTCTGGTGGCCGTGGTGGCAGGGGCGGATATTATCAGTCAGATGCTCAGTATGAGTCTGGTGGCCGTGGTGGCAGGGGAGGATATTATCAGTCAGATGCTCAGAATGATGCTGGTGGCTACAATCAAGATGCACCTCGCTACAACCAAGATGCACCTCGAG GCCGTGGTCGTGGTAGGGGTTTCCGTGGCAGGGGTCGTGGATTCAGACCTAACGGCCCTGCCATCGCCGCCACTAGTTGA
- the LOC121804900 gene encoding uncharacterized protein At1g76070-like, with the protein MEKAAPNNNKLKNKILKLLPKVISFQNIPFSPRRDTRPDRPKTHHNKAFSGPIIPAEARRKLRSFETFTHEPTSPKVTCTGRVKHKGRISEKTKTKKKHVSLPKEIKPVSLPQPVKKTKKKKKKAGMIKKFLRGERKCVEVETSGLAGPDGGSAPSLSHMRKFASSRDTFANFDWVTAAQIAPEDCSDGERAYSDGDYDDDDDDECGVPFSAPILTAGELEPTKEINLWKRRTMAQPRSLELDLDE; encoded by the coding sequence ATGGAGAAGGCAGCACCAAATAACAACAAGCTCAAAAACAAGATTTTGAAGCTTCTCCCAAAGGTGATCTCCTTCCAAAACATCCCCTTCAGCCCGCGCCGAGACACCCGGCCCGATAGGCCCAAAACCCACCACAACAAAGCCTTCTCCGGCCCGATCATCCCGGCCGAGGCCCGTCGCAAGCTCAGGAGCTTCGAAACGTTCACGCACGAGCCGACTTCTCCGAAGGTCACGTGCACGGGCCGGGTCAAGCACAAGGGCAGGATTTCAGagaagacgaagacgaagaagaagcacgTTTCTTTACCTAAAGAGATCAAGCCCGTTTCTCTCCCGCAGCCCGTGAAGAAgaccaagaagaagaagaaaaaggcgGGGATGATAAAGAAGTTTTTGAGGGGAGAGAGGAAGTGCGTTGAGGTTGAGACTTCGGGCCTGGCCGGGCCGGATGGTGGAAGCGCGCCGAGCCTGAGCCATATGAGGAAATTCGCGAGCAGCCGCGACACGTTTGCGAATTTCGATTGGGTGACGGCAGCGCAGATTGCGCCGGAGGATTGCTCCGATGGAGAGAGGGCGTATAGCGACGGAGACTACGACGACGACGATGATGACGAGTGCGGCGTACCTTTCTCGGCGCCGATATTGACCGCCGGCGAATTGGAGCCGACGAAGGAGATTAATTTGTGGAAGAGAAGGACCATGGCTCAGCCTAGGAGTCTTGAGTTGGATTTGGATGAATAG
- the LOC121802585 gene encoding plastocyanin-like translates to MAAITYAAVSIPSFTGLKSASSSTSAKPASVRMAAPRASVRASLRDFGLAVAATAATAIVASNALALDVTLGGDDGGLVFIPQDFEIAAGEKIVFKNNAGFPHNVVFDEDEIPAGVDAAKISMPEEDLLNAKGETYSVTLTAPGTYSFYCAPHQGAGMVGKVTVK, encoded by the coding sequence atggcCGCCATCACCTACGCCGCCGTCTCCATTCCATCCTTCACCGGCTTGAAGTCCGCCTCCTCTTCCACCTCCGCCAAGCCCGCCTCGGTCCGCATGGCCGCCCCCAGGGCGTCCGTGCGGGCATCCCTGAGGGACTTCGGCCTGGCGGTGGCCGCCACGGCCGCCACCGCCATCGTGGCGAGCAACGCCCTGGCCCTCGATGTGACTCTCGGGGGCGACGACGGGGGGCTTGTGTTCATCCCGCAGGACTTCGAGATCGCGGCGGGGGAGAAGATCGTGTTCAAGAACAACGCCGGGTTCCCGCACAACGTGGTGTTCGACGAGGACGAGAtccccgccggcgtcgacgcGGCGAAGATCTCGATGCCGGAGGAGGACCTCCTCAACGCCAAGGGGGAGACCTACTCCGTCACGCTCACGGCGCCGGGGACTTACTCCTTCTACTGCGCTCCTCACCAAGGGGCAGGCATGGTCGGAAAGGTCACCGTTAAATAG
- the LOC121805921 gene encoding uncharacterized protein LOC121805921, whose translation MEALTTTSAAAVSLAMFSPDKFRDPSSRRALRFSTSAKNDRNSSSGNGDPDLKLVPILRNHTLSEDAAMGLVLSAANVRGWTTGSGMEGPSSPAGSGLDSGMERVSTFPWSLFTKSPRRRMRVAFTCNVCGQRTTRAINPHAYTDGTVFVQCCGCHVFHKLVDNLNLFHEMKCYVDPSFNPNANDGMSFKFFDMDEDKGDDIFPGI comes from the exons ATGGAGGCCCTCACCACTACATCCGCCGCCGCCGTATCGCTGGCGATGTTCTCCCCCGATAAATTCAGAGACCCTTCTTCCCGGCGAGCTCTGCGCTTCTCCACCTCCGCCAAAA ATGATAGAAACAGCAGCAGCGGCAACGGCGATCCCGATCTCAAGCTCGTCCCAATCCTCAGAAATCATACGCTTTCGGAG GATGCGGCGATGGGGCTGGTTCTGAGCGCGGCCAACGTGAGGGGATGGACTACCGGGTCGGGTATGGAAGGCCCGTCGTCGCCGGCGGGGTCGGGCCTTGATTCGGGAATGGAGCGTGTGTCCACTTTCCCGTGGTCACTCTTCACTAAATCTCCTCGGCGGCGGATGCGCGTGGCCTTCACGTGCAACGTCTGCGGCCAGCGCACAACCCGGGCGATCAACCCACATGCCTATACCGACGGCACCGTCTTTGTTCAG TGTTGTGGATGCCATGTATTCCATAAGCTGGTGGACAATTTGAATCTTTTCCACGAGATGAAGTGCTATGTGGATCCAAGCTTCAATCCAAACGCGAACGATGGCATGAGCTTCAAGTTCTTTGACATGGACGAGGACAAGGGCGATGATATCTTTCCAGGCATATGA
- the LOC121804792 gene encoding rop guanine nucleotide exchange factor 1-like, translating into MADTDSVVSPSDEEFEDLQSRRFDDADISESESSTSSAATFSSDRRRDLASECLTPPPIMLPVVGGRHVVYAAEKRDTDKPEPPELSEVEFMKERFAKLLLGEDMSGGGKGVCSALAISNAITNLAASVFGELWKLEPLTPQRRSMWQREMEWLLCVSDSIVELIPSVQEFPGGGSFEIMVTQQRSDLYLNLPALKKLDGMLISILDRFHDTEFRYVDRGIIIGDAEHIKPYKSSPPSSRPSTTLEEKWWLPFPKVPANGLSDESRMVLQQCKECTQQIFKAALAINGSVLSDMEVPQVYLDSLPKSDKACLGDVLYRYITADQFSPDRLLDYFDLSSEYTTMEVANRLEAVIHFWRLRYQKKKKKKLNHSKTSLFWGSTAKGPTGDAEKSKLFAHRADTLLMNLKLHFPGLPQTSLDTNKIQYNMDVGQSILESYSRVLESIAFNLLARIDDLLYVDDATRQRAMAESHAMLSRRGSVGAHHDLYNQKFFSNQSSFSSSSSLVGSPFHYSVPVTQRPSRLRRSQSQQIRHSDGYSL; encoded by the exons ATGGCGGATACTGACAGCGTCGTTTCTCCGTCGGATGAAGAGTTCGAGGACCTGCAATCGCGCCGATTCGACGACGCCGACATCAGTGAGTCGGAGAGCTCCACTTCCAGCGCCGCCACGTTTTCTTCCGATCGCCGCCGCGATTTGGCTTCCGAGTGTTTGACGCCGCCGCCGATCATGCTGCCGGTTGTCGGGGGTAGACACGTCGTCTATGCGGCGGAGAAGCGGGATACGGATAAGCCTGAGCCGCCTGAGCTTTCCG AGGTTGAATTCATGAAGGAACGGTTCGCGAAGTTGTTACTTGGTGAGGACATGTCTGGTGGAGGGAAGGGAGTATGCAGTGCTCTAGCAATCTCCAACGCAATCACTAATCTTGCTG CTAGTGTATTTGGAGAGCTCTGGAAGTTGGAGCCACTGACTCCACAGAGGAGATCAATGTGGCAGCGAGAGATGGAATGGCTTTTGTGCGTTAGCGACTCCATTGTTGAGCTTATTCCGTCTGTTCAAGAATTCCCTGGTGGTGGGAGCTTCGAGATCATGGTGACTCAGCAGAGATCCGACCTGTACCTGAACCTTCCAGCGCTCAAGAAGCTAGACGGGATGTTGATCAGCATTTTAGACAGGTTTCACGACACTGAGTTTCGTTATGTTGATCGAGGTATCATCATTGGTGATGCTGAACACATCAAACCATATAAAAGTTCACCACCTTCAAGTAGGCCTTCCACAACACTCGAGGAAAAATGGTGGCTGCCTTTCCCAAAGGTTCCGGCAAATGGTCTTTCGGATGAGTCAAGAATGGTTTTGCAGCAGTGCAAGGAATGCACACAGCAGATATTCAAAGCTGCTCTCGCGATCAATGGCAGTGTTCTTTCAGATATGGAAGTGCCACAAGTCTACCTCGACAGCTTGCCTAAG AGTGACAAGGCGTGTTTAGGCGATGTCCTATACCGTTACATAACTGCAGATCAGTTCTCCCCGGATCGTCTTCTTGACTACTTCGATCTTTCATCAGAATATACTACTATGGAAGTAGCAAATAGGCTTGAGGCCGTCATTCACTTCTGGAGGCTGAGAtatcagaagaagaagaagaagaagctaaACCACTCGAAAACGAGCTTATTCTGGGGAAGCACGGCGAAGGGCCCCACAGGTGATGCTGAAAAGAGCAAACTCTTTGCTCATCGCGCTGATACGCTCCTCATGAACTTAAAGCTCCACTTCCCGGGCCTCCCTCAGACATCTCTCGACACGAACAAGATTCAATATAACATG GATGTTGGGCAGTCGATTCTTGAAAGCTACTCGAGGGTGCTGGAGAGCATAGCCTTCAACTTGTTGGCAAGGATTGATGATCTTCTGTATGTAGACGATGCCACCAGACAACGCGCCATGGCAGAGTCACACGCCATGCTCAGCCGCAGAGGATCAGTGGGTGCTCATCATGATCTGTATAACCAGAAATTCTTCTCGAATCAAAGCTCgttctcatcatcatcatcgctCGTAGGGTCTCCATTCCATTACTCAGTCCCTGTAACGCAGCGGCCCAGTAGATTACGCCGTTCACAAAGCCAACAGATTAGACACAGTGATGGCTATAGTTTGTAA